AGGCGGAACAGACCGAAGACCTCGTAGAAACCCCAGTCACCCACGGGCAGACCGGTCTTCTCGGCGTAGCGGGCGACGATCTCGTCGCGGGTGAGCATGCCGGGAAGATCCGACGGCTGACGCTTGGTGAGCAGCATCATCGGTTCGTCGTCGGCCTGCACCCAGTAGGCGAGCGACGAGCCCAGGTCCATCAGCGGGTCGCCGATGGTCGCCAGTTCCCAGTCCAGGACGGCGACGGGCTTCAGCGGATCGTGTTCGTCGAGAACGATGTTGTCGAGCCGGAAGTCGCCGTGGATCACCCGCTGCGCGACGTCCTGCGGCTGTCGTTCCGCCAGCCAGGCGGTGACGCGGGTGAAGTCGGGCACGTTGTCGGTGCGCGCCTTCTCGTAGCGGGAGGTCCATCCCGCGACCTGCCGGGCGACGTAACCGGAGCCGCGGCCGAGTTCGGACAGCCCGGCCTCCTGCGGGTCGATGCCGTGCAGTTCGACGAGCAGGTCGACGATCCGCAGGCACAGGGTGCGCGTGTCCTCCGCGCTCAGGTCGAGCTGCGTCGGCGGATTCGCGCGCAGGATGGTGCCGGGAACCCGTTCCATGACGTAGAAGTCACTGCCGAGCACGGCGTGGTCGGTGCACAGCCCGACCATCCTCGGCACGTAGGGGTAGACCGGGGCGAGCATCGACTGGATGCGGTACTCGCGCGCCATGTCGTGCCCGGAGGACGGTTTCGCGCCGGCTGGAGGGCGACGCAGGACCAGATCGCGGTCCGGATAGCGCAGCAGGTATGTCAGATTCGATGCGCCACCGGAGAACTGGCGTACCTCCGGCACACCGGCGACACCGGCGTGGTCGGCCAGCCAGGTCGCGACCGCCTCGACGTCGAAGGCGTCCTCGTCGCGGACCGCGCGGGCATTGTCGGGCAGAGCCGTCACCGTGGGATCCCCCTTTCCTCAGGCGTACTTGCCGAGCTCGAAGCGGGCGACGAGACCCTGGTGCACCTCGTCGGGCCCGTCGGCCAGCCGCAGCGCGCGGGCGGCCGTCCAGGCACCGGCCAGGGGGAAGTCGTCGGACAGCCCTCCACCGCCGTGGATCTGGATAGCGAAGTCGACGATCTGCTGCACGACGCGCGGTGCGACGACCTTGATCTCGGAGACCGCCGACCGGGCACCGGCGAGCCCCTGGGTGTCGAGCAGCCAGGCGGCGTGCAGGACGAGCAGGCGCAGCTGGTTGATGGCGATACGGGCGTCGGCGACGCGTTCGCGGTTGCCAC
This region of Rhodococcus sp. Z13 genomic DNA includes:
- a CDS encoding phosphotransferase family protein yields the protein MTALPDNARAVRDEDAFDVEAVATWLADHAGVAGVPEVRQFSGGASNLTYLLRYPDRDLVLRRPPAGAKPSSGHDMAREYRIQSMLAPVYPYVPRMVGLCTDHAVLGSDFYVMERVPGTILRANPPTQLDLSAEDTRTLCLRIVDLLVELHGIDPQEAGLSELGRGSGYVARQVAGWTSRYEKARTDNVPDFTRVTAWLAERQPQDVAQRVIHGDFRLDNIVLDEHDPLKPVAVLDWELATIGDPLMDLGSSLAYWVQADDEPMMLLTKRQPSDLPGMLTRDEIVARYAEKTGLPVGDWGFYEVFGLFRLAVIAQQIYYRYHHGHTTNPAFKDFWVVVGYLESRCLAMIDRHDKES